A portion of the Panthera tigris isolate Pti1 chromosome E1, P.tigris_Pti1_mat1.1, whole genome shotgun sequence genome contains these proteins:
- the COPZ2 gene encoding coatomer subunit zeta-2 isoform X1 — translation MQRPEAWPRPHPGEGAAAAQAGGPAPPARAGEPAGLRLQEPSLYTIKAVFILDNDGHRLLAKYYDDTFPSLKEQMAFEKNVFSKTSRTDSEIAFFGGMTIVYKSSIDLFLYVVGSSHENELMLMSVLTCLFESLNHVLRKNVEKRWLLENMDGAFLVLDEIVDGGVILESDPQQVIQKVNFRADDSSLTEQSVAQVSLPRLILLLWNFLPSCTNYLLL, via the exons ATGCAGCGGCCGGAGGCCTGGCCACGTCCGCAcccgggggagggggccgcggCGGCCCAGGCCGGGGGCCCGGCGCCGCCAGCCAGAGCCGGGGAGCCGGCGGGGCTGCGG TTGCAGGAACCTTCCCTCTACACCATCAAGGCTGTTTTCATCCTAGATAATGACGGACACCGCCTCCTAGCCAAG TATTATGATGATACATTCCCCTCCTTGAAGGAGCAGATGGCCTTTGAGAAAAATGTCTTCAGCAAGACCAGCCGAACTGACA GTGAGATTGCATTTTTCGGGGGCATGACCATCGTCTACAAGAGCAGCATTGACCTCTTCCTGTATGTGGTGGGCTCCTCCCACGAGAATGAG CTGATGCTCATGTCTGTCCTCACCTGCCTGTTTGAGTCCCTGAACCACGTGTTAAG GAAGAACGTGGAGAAGCGCTGGTTGCTGGAGAACATGGACGGAGCCTTCCTGGTGCTGGACGAGATTGTGGATGGCGG TGTGATTCTGGAGAGCGACCCCCAGCAAGTGATCCAGAAGGTGAATTTTAGG GCAGATGACAGCAGCCTGACTGAACAGAGCGTGGCCCAG GTCTCTCTGCCCAGACTAATCCTGCTTTTATGGAACTTCCTGCCCTCGTGCACTAACTACCTCCTGCTGTGA
- the COPZ2 gene encoding coatomer subunit zeta-2 isoform X2 produces the protein MQRPEAWPRPHPGEGAAAAQAGGPAPPARAGEPAGLRLQEPSLYTIKAVFILDNDGHRLLAKYYDDTFPSLKEQMAFEKNVFSKTSRTDSEIAFFGGMTIVYKSSIDLFLYVVGSSHENELMLMSVLTCLFESLNHVLRKNVEKRWLLENMDGAFLVLDEIVDGGVILESDPQQVIQKVNFRADDSSLTEQSVAQVLQSAKEQIKWSLLK, from the exons ATGCAGCGGCCGGAGGCCTGGCCACGTCCGCAcccgggggagggggccgcggCGGCCCAGGCCGGGGGCCCGGCGCCGCCAGCCAGAGCCGGGGAGCCGGCGGGGCTGCGG TTGCAGGAACCTTCCCTCTACACCATCAAGGCTGTTTTCATCCTAGATAATGACGGACACCGCCTCCTAGCCAAG TATTATGATGATACATTCCCCTCCTTGAAGGAGCAGATGGCCTTTGAGAAAAATGTCTTCAGCAAGACCAGCCGAACTGACA GTGAGATTGCATTTTTCGGGGGCATGACCATCGTCTACAAGAGCAGCATTGACCTCTTCCTGTATGTGGTGGGCTCCTCCCACGAGAATGAG CTGATGCTCATGTCTGTCCTCACCTGCCTGTTTGAGTCCCTGAACCACGTGTTAAG GAAGAACGTGGAGAAGCGCTGGTTGCTGGAGAACATGGACGGAGCCTTCCTGGTGCTGGACGAGATTGTGGATGGCGG TGTGATTCTGGAGAGCGACCCCCAGCAAGTGATCCAGAAGGTGAATTTTAGG GCAGATGACAGCAGCCTGACTGAACAGAGCGTGGCCCAG GTTCTTCAGTCTGCCAAGGAACAAATTAAATGGTCATTACTGAAATGA